The Roseococcus microcysteis genome contains a region encoding:
- a CDS encoding sulfotransferase — MTGASLQPVLAAPQPRLVLVLGMHRSGTSLLAGMLARLGLPLGGPLLEEAREDAPTGYAEHAQVVAIQEELLGSLGRGWAGPDGMQPLPSSWRDWPESRQAQAALTEIARRELAAGGGVWGLKDPRSCRFLPLWRDIARACGAEVVPLLALRHPDAVARSLAARNDMEVGHASALWLRHLHDVAAALPDRRPVVFDYDDVLADPTAAAVRLADATGLRAEPEAIGRAAALADRLHRHHAPAAAGVEEATALYADLLAGAWPPPPEPVRAPRDEVTIVMRATRPTMLPRAVRSVLSQTVAGWQLVIVNNGVSPSSIEGALAPYRDALGARLSVLHLADRRGMEAASNAGIRAGTAPWILVHDDDDSLRPTFLERCLDTLAMNGLEAVVTRALVVHERHLNGRLQIEREEPFRPEVTTINAAQLERENLFPPISLLFSRRGWEATGPFREDLEVLGDWEFNRRFATHFRIGFLDEPLARWHRRPPDDVLPNTDDAAHARVRARLRAEHRPALRGGPSGRLPDVLVIGAQRAGTTWLHRNLARHPGIWLPPVKELHFFDSLYGPDEARWAEDRRHFFLHCRDAVLRAGADLTALEAARSVLQWAGRFAAPLHPTPEWYASLFAMAPAGTITGDITPGYAVLPEEGVSYVARTLPGAKVLMLLRDPLERSLSGALHEVTRGLPDGTAPSAEALHRALDAPGCVARSAYRTTIERWERHFGPGRLHLLFFDEVRADPQAVLRQVCGLIGAPFSPEHFPDAKQRENASSHDAAALAGPEVLRRLAARHADDLGWLAERIGGSAERWASRARALLSET, encoded by the coding sequence ATGACGGGCGCATCCCTCCAGCCTGTCCTCGCCGCGCCGCAGCCGCGCCTCGTGCTGGTGCTCGGCATGCATCGCAGCGGGACCTCCCTGCTGGCGGGCATGCTCGCCCGGCTCGGTCTTCCCCTCGGCGGGCCGCTGTTGGAGGAGGCGCGCGAGGATGCCCCCACCGGATATGCTGAGCACGCCCAGGTCGTCGCGATCCAGGAGGAGCTGCTGGGCTCACTCGGCCGAGGCTGGGCCGGACCGGACGGAATGCAGCCTCTCCCTTCCTCCTGGCGGGATTGGCCAGAGAGCCGCCAAGCCCAGGCGGCGCTGACGGAGATCGCGCGGCGGGAACTGGCGGCGGGCGGCGGCGTCTGGGGCCTGAAGGATCCGCGCAGTTGCCGCTTCCTGCCGCTTTGGCGTGACATCGCACGCGCCTGCGGGGCGGAGGTTGTGCCGCTCCTCGCCCTCCGCCATCCGGATGCCGTCGCGCGCTCCCTGGCGGCGCGGAACGATATGGAGGTGGGGCACGCGAGTGCGCTCTGGCTGCGGCACCTGCACGACGTGGCGGCAGCCTTGCCCGACCGCCGCCCGGTAGTCTTCGATTATGACGATGTGCTGGCCGATCCAACCGCCGCCGCCGTGCGGCTGGCTGATGCCACCGGCCTCCGGGCCGAGCCTGAGGCGATCGGCCGTGCCGCCGCCCTCGCCGACCGGCTGCATCGCCACCACGCGCCCGCGGCCGCTGGGGTGGAGGAGGCGACGGCCCTGTATGCCGACCTGCTCGCGGGGGCCTGGCCACCTCCGCCCGAGCCCGTCCGCGCGCCGCGCGACGAGGTAACAATCGTTATGCGGGCCACGCGGCCCACAATGCTGCCCCGTGCGGTCCGGAGCGTGCTGAGCCAGACGGTGGCCGGGTGGCAACTGGTCATCGTGAACAATGGGGTGTCACCTTCTTCCATCGAGGGCGCGCTCGCTCCCTATCGGGACGCCCTGGGCGCACGCCTCTCCGTCCTGCACCTCGCCGACAGGCGCGGAATGGAGGCGGCGAGCAATGCCGGGATCCGCGCAGGTACTGCTCCATGGATCCTTGTGCACGACGACGACGACAGCCTGCGCCCCACCTTCCTCGAGCGTTGCCTCGACACGCTGGCGATGAACGGGCTGGAGGCCGTGGTGACACGCGCCCTGGTGGTGCATGAGCGCCATCTGAATGGACGCCTGCAGATCGAACGGGAGGAACCCTTCCGGCCTGAGGTGACGACCATCAACGCTGCCCAGCTTGAGCGGGAGAACCTGTTTCCGCCGATCTCCCTGCTATTTTCCCGCCGTGGCTGGGAGGCCACGGGTCCGTTCCGGGAGGATCTGGAGGTCCTCGGGGATTGGGAGTTCAACCGGCGCTTCGCCACGCATTTCCGTATCGGCTTCCTGGACGAGCCCCTGGCGCGCTGGCATCGGCGCCCGCCCGACGATGTCTTGCCCAACACCGATGACGCGGCCCATGCCAGGGTACGCGCGCGGCTTCGGGCGGAACATCGGCCTGCACTGCGCGGCGGGCCGTCCGGGCGGCTGCCGGATGTCCTCGTCATCGGGGCGCAGCGGGCGGGGACCACCTGGCTGCATCGCAACTTGGCGCGCCACCCTGGCATCTGGCTACCGCCGGTGAAGGAGTTGCACTTCTTCGACTCCCTCTATGGGCCGGACGAAGCGCGCTGGGCAGAGGATCGCCGGCACTTCTTCCTGCACTGCCGCGATGCGGTGCTGCGAGCCGGTGCCGACCTGACGGCGCTGGAGGCGGCTCGCAGCGTGCTGCAGTGGGCCGGCCGCTTCGCCGCCCCGCTCCATCCGACGCCAGAGTGGTATGCATCCCTCTTCGCCATGGCGCCGGCCGGGACGATCACGGGCGACATCACGCCCGGCTACGCCGTCCTGCCGGAGGAGGGCGTGTCCTATGTGGCCCGGACACTGCCCGGCGCGAAGGTCCTGATGCTGCTGCGCGATCCCCTGGAGCGCTCGCTCTCCGGCGCGCTGCACGAGGTGACGCGCGGCCTGCCCGACGGCACCGCCCCCTCCGCGGAGGCGCTCCATCGCGCGCTCGATGCGCCGGGCTGCGTGGCGCGGTCCGCCTACCGCACCACGATCGAGCGCTGGGAACGGCACTTCGGGCCAGGACGCCTGCACCTTCTGTTCTTCGACGAGGTGCGGGCCGATCCACAGGCGGTGCTACGGCAAGTGTGTGGCCTGATTGGCGCACCCTTCTCACCCGAGCACTTCCCTGATGCGAAGCAGCGGGAGAACGCCTCCAGCCATGATGCCGCGGCGTTGGCGGGGCCCGAGGTGCTCCGCCGCCTTGCCGCGCGCCATGCCGACGACCTCGGCTGGCTCGCGGAGCGCATCGGCGGATCGGCGGAGCGCTGGGCCAGCCGCGCCCGCGCGCTGCTAAGCGAGACGTAA
- a CDS encoding ABC transporter ATP-binding protein: MNDRGASELLVDGLDAAYGASQVLFGVKLEVERGETLALMGRNGAGKSTTFKAIAGLLPPRAGRVMVRGQDVAGQKPYRIARAGIAYVPEDRQVFPEHSVEENLEIAEREGVGGREWNRARAFEMFPMLQPLRTRMAGRLSGGEQQMLTIARSLMGNPAVLLLDEPSEGLAPLIVQQIGALIRRLRELGTTIILAEQNSRFCLAVATRVAVIDKGAVVWSGDVAQFRADPDVQARYLQV; the protein is encoded by the coding sequence ATGAACGACAGGGGAGCGAGTGAACTTCTCGTGGACGGGCTGGATGCCGCCTATGGCGCAAGCCAGGTGCTCTTCGGCGTGAAGCTGGAGGTGGAGCGCGGCGAAACCCTCGCGCTGATGGGCCGCAACGGCGCGGGCAAGAGCACCACCTTCAAGGCGATCGCCGGCCTGCTGCCGCCGCGCGCCGGGCGTGTCATGGTCCGCGGGCAGGATGTGGCGGGCCAGAAGCCCTACCGCATCGCCCGCGCCGGCATCGCCTATGTTCCCGAGGACCGGCAGGTGTTCCCCGAGCACAGCGTCGAGGAAAACCTCGAGATTGCCGAACGCGAGGGCGTGGGCGGCCGCGAATGGAACCGCGCCCGCGCCTTCGAGATGTTCCCGATGCTGCAGCCGCTGCGCACCCGCATGGCGGGCCGGCTTTCGGGCGGGGAGCAGCAGATGCTCACCATCGCCCGCAGCCTGATGGGCAACCCGGCCGTGCTCCTGCTGGATGAGCCGTCGGAGGGTCTGGCGCCGCTGATCGTGCAGCAGATCGGCGCCCTGATACGTCGCCTGCGCGAGCTTGGCACCACCATCATCCTGGCCGAGCAGAACAGCCGCTTCTGCCTGGCCGTCGCCACGCGCGTCGCGGTGATCGACAAGGGGGCTGTCGTCTGGAGCGGCGATGTGGCGCAGTTCCGCGCCGACCCCGATGTGCAGGCGCGCTACCTCCAGGTCTGA
- a CDS encoding pirin family protein — protein MSWNPALEPGCPDEVGTDAIETLIIPRARDLGGFEVRRALPAPKRQMVGPFIFFDQAGPAELLTGQGVDVRPHPHIGLGTVTYLFKGDFHHRDSTGADQVIRPGALNWMIAGRGVTHSERTSAAARRGPNSLFGIQTWLALPESHEDVAPSFEHHGQETLPVIEDRGVSVRLILGQAYGQAAPATMLSETFYADVKLDPGSRLPLPDNHEDRGIYIVEGAISVAGQDFEAGRMMVFRPGDRITVAAGEQGARLMILGGATFSGPRYIWWNFVASSRERIERAKEEWRAANWGQGRFDLPAEDRQEHIPLPD, from the coding sequence ATGAGTTGGAACCCAGCCCTCGAACCGGGCTGCCCCGATGAGGTCGGGACCGACGCGATCGAGACCCTCATCATCCCCCGGGCCCGGGACCTTGGCGGGTTCGAGGTCCGGCGCGCCCTGCCCGCGCCGAAGCGGCAGATGGTCGGGCCCTTCATCTTCTTCGACCAGGCGGGGCCGGCCGAGCTGCTGACCGGGCAAGGCGTGGACGTGCGGCCGCATCCGCATATCGGCCTCGGCACCGTGACCTACCTGTTCAAGGGCGACTTCCACCACCGCGACAGCACGGGCGCCGACCAGGTCATCCGCCCCGGGGCGCTCAACTGGATGATAGCCGGGCGTGGCGTCACGCATTCGGAACGCACCTCCGCCGCCGCGCGGCGCGGCCCGAACAGCCTCTTCGGCATCCAGACCTGGCTCGCCCTGCCGGAAAGCCACGAGGATGTGGCACCCAGCTTCGAGCATCACGGCCAGGAGACGCTGCCCGTCATCGAGGATCGCGGCGTCTCGGTTCGGCTCATTCTCGGCCAGGCCTATGGCCAGGCGGCACCCGCGACGATGCTCTCCGAGACCTTCTACGCGGATGTGAAGCTCGACCCGGGCAGCCGGCTGCCCCTGCCCGACAACCACGAGGACCGCGGCATCTACATCGTCGAAGGCGCGATCTCGGTGGCCGGGCAGGATTTCGAGGCGGGGCGGATGATGGTCTTCCGCCCCGGCGACCGCATCACGGTCGCGGCCGGGGAACAGGGCGCGCGACTGATGATCCTGGGCGGCGCGACCTTCAGCGGGCCGCGCTACATCTGGTGGAACTTCGTCGCCTCCTCGCGCGAGCGCATCGAGCGCGCCAAGGAGGAATGGCGCGCGGCCAACTGGGGCCAGGGACGCTTCGACCTGCCTGCGGAGGACCGGCAGGAGCACATCCCCTTGCCGGACTGA
- a CDS encoding c-type cytochrome produces the protein MIRLAAGLWLVAAPALATGGAEVFEAHCASCHAAAPGAPAGAGPNLAGLSGRAVAGDPAFDYSPALQAARAAGEAWDAARLRRFLDDPEAMYPGLWMGGTSLRGTADVAAVVAYLMGGIGR, from the coding sequence GTGATCCGCCTCGCGGCCGGCCTGTGGCTGGTCGCGGCACCCGCCCTGGCCACGGGCGGGGCGGAGGTCTTCGAGGCGCATTGCGCCTCCTGCCACGCCGCCGCCCCCGGCGCGCCGGCCGGCGCGGGGCCGAACCTCGCGGGGCTCAGCGGTCGCGCCGTGGCAGGCGATCCGGCCTTCGACTACTCCCCGGCCTTGCAAGCGGCGCGGGCCGCGGGCGAGGCCTGGGACGCGGCGCGGCTGCGGCGCTTCCTGGACGATCCGGAGGCCATGTATCCCGGCCTCTGGATGGGCGGGACCAGCCTGCGCGGTACGGCGGATGTCGCGGCGGTCGTGGCCTACCTGATGGGCGGGATCGGGAGATAA
- a CDS encoding ABC transporter ATP-binding protein → MSGRLELQGLRKSFGGVVATDDVTLAFEPGTLSAIIGPNGAGKTTLFHLITGKLPVTAGRVLLDGAEITGLDRRDIVRRGIGRAFQVANLFPSFPVRDSLAAAMMAHAGRTAGLFSTFPPPDVQRQAEEVMELCGLTHLSRTEARHLSHGDQKLLDIALALALNPKVLLLDEPTAGMGPDERWRMIERVYRLWEARKLTLIFIEHDMDIVFKIAQSVRVLRYGAVLAEGTPEEVRRNPAVVEAYLGAEHAL, encoded by the coding sequence ATGAGCGGGCGCCTGGAACTGCAGGGCTTGCGCAAGAGCTTCGGCGGCGTGGTCGCCACCGATGACGTGACGCTGGCCTTCGAGCCCGGCACGCTCTCCGCCATCATCGGCCCCAATGGTGCGGGCAAGACCACGCTGTTCCACCTCATCACCGGCAAGCTGCCGGTGACCGCGGGGCGCGTGCTGCTGGACGGCGCCGAGATCACCGGGCTGGACCGGCGCGACATCGTCCGGCGCGGCATCGGCCGCGCCTTCCAGGTGGCGAACCTCTTTCCGAGCTTTCCGGTCCGGGACAGCCTGGCGGCTGCGATGATGGCCCATGCCGGGCGCACCGCCGGGCTGTTCAGCACCTTTCCGCCGCCCGACGTGCAGCGCCAGGCCGAGGAGGTGATGGAGCTTTGCGGCCTGACGCATCTGTCCCGCACCGAGGCGCGGCATCTCAGCCATGGCGACCAGAAGCTGCTCGACATCGCGCTGGCGCTGGCGCTGAACCCCAAGGTGCTGCTGCTGGACGAACCCACCGCCGGCATGGGGCCGGATGAACGCTGGCGGATGATCGAGCGCGTCTATCGGCTCTGGGAGGCGCGCAAGCTCACGCTCATCTTCATCGAGCATGACATGGATATCGTCTTCAAGATCGCGCAATCGGTCCGCGTGCTGCGTTATGGCGCCGTCCTGGCGGAAGGAACGCCGGAGGAGGTGCGCCGCAACCCGGCCGTGGTGGAAGCCTATCTCGGCGCGGAGCACGCGCTATGA
- a CDS encoding branched-chain amino acid ABC transporter permease: MGFGRDSAIALAVLLVFILLEFTGLRSAGLVDFAIRFATFGLLALSLNLLIGSAGLVSFGHAAYFGMGAYSFGLLMQTGAWSVPAAIMAAVAMTALLALIIGALCVRLSEIYFAFLTLAFQMLLHSLILSWIGLTGGDQGLMGGIPKPPFLGVDLARQDHLAAFSLFCLVASAVALRQILRSPFGAALRMLRDNPDRAAFLGLSVFRYRLAAFVIAGSFAGLAGVLMSLYVSGAFPSFAFWTTSGEAIFMIMLGGVSVFLGPLVGAAIFLMLNDWITAVTEHHGLFLGIILLIIVLGLRKGLLDFAFEHWRARKGSQP, translated from the coding sequence ATGGGCTTTGGCCGAGACAGCGCGATCGCACTCGCCGTCCTGCTCGTGTTCATCCTGCTGGAATTCACCGGGCTGCGTTCCGCGGGGCTGGTGGACTTCGCCATCCGCTTCGCCACCTTCGGCCTGCTGGCACTCTCGCTCAACCTGCTGATCGGCAGCGCCGGCCTCGTCTCCTTCGGGCATGCGGCCTATTTCGGCATGGGAGCGTACAGCTTCGGCCTGCTGATGCAGACCGGCGCCTGGTCCGTGCCCGCCGCCATCATGGCCGCCGTGGCGATGACGGCGCTGCTGGCACTGATCATCGGCGCGCTCTGCGTAAGGCTCTCCGAGATCTACTTCGCCTTCCTCACCCTTGCCTTCCAGATGCTGCTGCATTCGCTCATCCTCTCCTGGATCGGACTGACGGGGGGCGACCAGGGGCTGATGGGCGGCATTCCCAAGCCGCCCTTCCTGGGCGTCGATCTTGCGCGGCAGGACCATCTGGCCGCGTTCAGCCTGTTCTGCCTGGTGGCCTCGGCGGTCGCGCTGCGCCAGATCCTGCGCTCGCCCTTCGGCGCCGCGCTGCGCATGCTGCGCGACAATCCGGACCGCGCGGCCTTCCTCGGGCTGTCCGTCTTCCGCTACCGCCTGGCGGCCTTTGTCATCGCGGGCAGCTTCGCCGGCCTCGCGGGCGTGCTGATGAGCCTCTATGTCTCCGGCGCCTTCCCCTCCTTCGCCTTCTGGACCACGTCGGGCGAGGCGATCTTCATGATCATGCTGGGGGGCGTGTCGGTCTTCCTGGGCCCGCTCGTCGGCGCCGCGATCTTCCTGATGCTGAATGACTGGATCACGGCGGTGACCGAGCACCACGGCCTGTTCCTCGGCATCATCCTGCTCATCATCGTGCTGGGGCTGCGCAAGGGGCTGCTGGATTTCGCGTTCGAGCACTGGCGTGCGCGCAAGGGGAGCCAGCCATGA
- a CDS encoding ABC transporter substrate-binding protein produces the protein MSTSKPAGLHRRRLIGAGTAAAITGFPNIGFTQARQPIKIGVPTILSGRVAQLGISSRNAMQIEVDAFNASGGLDGRPIELIVRDSRGVPAEAARLAREMISSDAVEFLFDAEPSSGGFAIHEVVRETGTVTLHINSETSSLTADPRQRFWNAFRVARQGIHDSIAGGYYAASVARSRNLRRWMTISPDYAYGRDTTAEFVEFARGFNADIQITGETWPRLFQADYTENITRLNQGRPQAVYSCLWAGDLVTFVEQASIFGLFAQSQLFAVNMADYTTLQQVRNLPRGVHSGNRYLRNFPPVPGNLAFATEYNRRFNTFPTNWSWQSATAVRLLTTALRQVGGTNPREVAAKLKGMTIESPFGAEGTVTMRAEDQTLVDYAIGWGTTISADPFVENMQKADWATIRRLEAEWKRGKGWG, from the coding sequence ATGTCCACCAGCAAGCCCGCGGGCTTACATCGGCGCCGCCTCATAGGCGCCGGCACCGCCGCCGCCATCACCGGCTTTCCGAACATCGGCTTCACGCAGGCCCGCCAGCCCATCAAGATCGGCGTGCCGACCATCCTGTCGGGTCGCGTCGCGCAGCTGGGCATCTCCTCGCGCAACGCCATGCAGATCGAGGTGGATGCCTTCAACGCTTCCGGTGGCCTCGATGGCCGCCCCATCGAACTCATCGTGCGCGACAGCCGCGGTGTGCCTGCCGAAGCCGCGCGCCTCGCGCGCGAGATGATCAGCAGCGACGCCGTGGAGTTCCTGTTCGATGCCGAACCCTCATCCGGCGGCTTCGCCATTCATGAGGTGGTGCGCGAGACGGGCACCGTCACGCTGCACATCAACTCCGAGACCTCCTCGCTGACGGCCGATCCACGCCAGCGCTTCTGGAATGCCTTCCGGGTCGCGCGACAGGGCATCCATGATTCCATCGCCGGCGGCTACTACGCCGCCAGCGTGGCCCGAAGCCGCAATCTGCGCCGCTGGATGACCATCTCGCCCGACTACGCCTATGGCCGCGACACCACCGCTGAATTCGTGGAATTCGCCCGCGGCTTCAACGCCGACATCCAGATCACCGGCGAGACCTGGCCCCGCCTGTTCCAGGCCGACTACACCGAGAACATCACCCGCCTCAACCAGGGGCGCCCGCAGGCGGTCTATTCCTGCCTCTGGGCCGGTGATCTGGTCACCTTCGTCGAACAGGCCTCGATCTTCGGCCTCTTCGCGCAGTCGCAGCTCTTCGCCGTGAACATGGCCGACTACACGACGCTGCAGCAGGTGCGGAACCTGCCGCGCGGGGTGCATTCGGGCAATCGCTACCTGCGCAACTTCCCACCGGTGCCGGGCAACCTCGCCTTCGCCACGGAATACAACCGCCGCTTCAACACCTTCCCCACCAACTGGTCCTGGCAATCGGCCACCGCCGTGCGGCTGCTGACCACGGCGCTGCGCCAGGTGGGCGGCACCAACCCGCGCGAGGTCGCGGCCAAGCTGAAGGGGATGACCATAGAAAGCCCCTTCGGCGCCGAAGGCACGGTCACCATGCGCGCGGAAGACCAGACCCTTGTGGACTATGCCATCGGCTGGGGCACGACGATCAGCGCCGACCCCTTCGTGGAGAACATGCAGAAGGCCGACTGGGCGACGATCCGGCGCCTCGAGGCCGAGTGGAAGCGCGGCAAGGGCTGGGGCTGA
- a CDS encoding branched-chain amino acid ABC transporter permease: protein MELTELAECVSSMSCVVTQLAAGLTIGMLLFLVASGLTLIFGVLGLVNFAHGSLYMMGAYFALAAYGPTGSFAIAVLAGTLGAALLGLFFERFLLSRIYGQDVLMQLLVCYAIILILDDVVKIIWGADFRNMGVPPAFLHPPFIIGGGVVPYFYAILFGITALIAVALSYGMSRTRFGRIVRAAAVNPGMVGALGINTTVVYAAVFAIGAGLAGAAGALSAPIRSVVPGAGVSILIESFIVTVIGGMGSIGGALAASLILGLTRSFGSIGFPLFVEGAMFVIMALVLILRPSGLGGRRG from the coding sequence ATGGAACTCACCGAACTCGCCGAATGCGTCTCCTCCATGTCCTGTGTCGTCACGCAGCTGGCGGCGGGGCTCACGATCGGGATGCTGCTGTTCCTGGTCGCGTCGGGGCTGACGCTGATCTTCGGCGTGCTGGGCCTGGTCAACTTCGCCCACGGCTCGCTCTACATGATGGGCGCCTATTTCGCGCTGGCCGCCTATGGCCCGACGGGGAGCTTCGCCATCGCCGTGCTGGCGGGCACGCTGGGTGCCGCCCTGCTCGGCCTGTTCTTCGAGCGCTTCCTGCTCAGCCGCATCTATGGCCAGGACGTGCTGATGCAGCTGCTGGTCTGCTACGCCATCATCCTCATCCTGGATGACGTGGTAAAGATCATCTGGGGGGCGGACTTCCGGAACATGGGCGTGCCGCCGGCCTTCCTGCATCCGCCCTTCATCATCGGCGGCGGGGTGGTGCCCTATTTCTACGCGATCCTCTTCGGCATCACCGCGCTGATCGCCGTGGCGCTGTCCTATGGCATGAGCCGCACGCGGTTTGGCCGCATCGTGCGTGCGGCGGCGGTCAATCCTGGCATGGTGGGGGCGCTCGGCATCAACACCACCGTGGTCTACGCGGCGGTCTTCGCGATCGGCGCGGGGTTGGCGGGGGCGGCGGGGGCACTCTCCGCGCCCATCCGCTCGGTCGTGCCGGGGGCGGGCGTCTCCATCCTGATCGAGAGCTTCATCGTCACCGTCATCGGCGGCATGGGCTCGATCGGCGGCGCGCTGGCGGCCTCGCTCATCCTCGGCCTCACGCGCTCCTTCGGCTCCATTGGCTTCCCGCTCTTCGTGGAGGGAGCGATGTTCGTCATCATGGCCCTCGTGCTGATCCTCCGGCCCAGCGGCCTGGGCGGGAGGCGCGGCTGA
- a CDS encoding SDR family NAD(P)-dependent oxidoreductase: MSFAGRIAVITGGASGIGAACARMLAGRGAQVVVTDRDIARAATLAAEVGGTAVALDVGRRADNEDAAAEIEARMGPVDILVTSAGVLQRPLRAEALTEAEVEEVVRIDQIGTWNSAVAFGARMARRGGGAIITIASIAGERSMPLHAYSPAKAAVIEMTRCLAAEWGRSGVRVNAVSPGFTLTPALAQAIAAGERDPALLEGSSALGRMVTPEDIAEAVCFLASDAARCITGINLPVDAGWLVAGSWATYGGLPPARGNLP, from the coding sequence ATGAGTTTCGCCGGGCGCATCGCCGTCATCACCGGGGGGGCGAGCGGCATCGGCGCCGCCTGCGCCCGCATGCTGGCCGGACGTGGCGCACAGGTGGTGGTGACCGACCGTGACATCGCCCGCGCCGCGACGCTCGCCGCGGAGGTCGGGGGGACGGCCGTGGCGCTGGATGTTGGCCGCCGCGCCGACAACGAGGACGCGGCCGCCGAGATCGAGGCGCGCATGGGCCCGGTGGACATCCTCGTCACCTCGGCCGGCGTGCTGCAACGCCCGCTGCGGGCCGAGGCCCTGACCGAGGCCGAGGTGGAGGAGGTGGTGCGGATCGACCAGATCGGCACCTGGAACTCCGCCGTGGCCTTCGGTGCGCGCATGGCCCGGCGCGGGGGAGGTGCGATCATCACCATCGCCTCCATCGCGGGCGAGCGCTCCATGCCGCTGCACGCCTATTCGCCGGCCAAGGCCGCGGTGATCGAGATGACGCGCTGCCTGGCCGCCGAATGGGGCCGGTCGGGCGTGCGCGTGAACGCCGTCTCGCCCGGCTTCACGCTGACCCCGGCCCTGGCCCAGGCCATCGCGGCGGGTGAGCGCGACCCGGCCCTGCTGGAGGGCAGCAGCGCACTGGGCCGCATGGTGACGCCGGAGGACATCGCGGAGGCCGTCTGCTTCCTGGCTTCGGACGCGGCACGCTGCATCACCGGCATCAACCTGCCGGTGGATGCGGGCTGGCTGGTCGCGGGCTCCTGGGCCACCTATGGCGGGCTGCCGCCGGCGCGGGGCAACCTTCCATGA
- a CDS encoding flavin-containing monooxygenase, whose protein sequence is MPDTMTSPVALDAVIIGAGFSGMYQLHLLRDRLGMNVIVLEAGEGVGGTWYWNRYPGARCDSESHSYCYMFSRELQQEWEWSERYPEQPEIMRYMNFVADRLDLRRSIRFGTRVTGARYDAAANRWHVGTQGGESFQATYLITAVGCLSTANVPQMPGLETFAGDWYHTGEWPQSGVDFAGKRVGLIGTGSTGIQAAPVIAAQAKHLTVFQRTANYSVPAHNAPLTPEFKQWVKANYEQLRALMRSTTNGHPFTIAERSALDVDDAEREALFEQAWAKGGLQFRATFKDLLSSLDANATAAEFIKRKIRSIVRDPATAELLADIDHPYAAKRPPIDSHYFETFNRENVTLVDVRSAPIARITPTGLATTTAEYELDIIVFATGFDAMTGPLLRLNIEGRDGLTLREAWAAGPRSYLGLQVPGFPNMFTITGPGSPSVLCNMPVAIEQHVEWIADCISHHRGQRIARMEATEEAADAWVAEVNRAAEATLLPQASSSWYLGANVPGKPRVFMPYAGGMAHYAKICADVAAKGYEGFTLTG, encoded by the coding sequence ATGCCCGACACGATGACCTCGCCCGTGGCCCTCGATGCCGTCATCATCGGCGCGGGCTTCTCCGGCATGTACCAGCTGCACCTCCTGCGTGACCGGCTGGGGATGAACGTCATCGTGCTGGAAGCGGGCGAGGGCGTGGGCGGCACCTGGTACTGGAACCGCTATCCCGGGGCGCGCTGCGATTCCGAGAGCCATTCCTACTGCTACATGTTCTCGCGCGAGTTGCAGCAGGAGTGGGAATGGTCCGAGCGCTATCCGGAGCAGCCCGAGATCATGCGCTACATGAACTTCGTGGCGGATCGGCTGGACCTGCGGCGCAGCATCCGCTTCGGCACCCGCGTCACCGGCGCGCGCTATGATGCGGCCGCCAATCGCTGGCATGTCGGCACCCAGGGTGGGGAAAGCTTCCAGGCCACCTACCTGATCACGGCGGTGGGCTGCCTCTCGACCGCAAACGTGCCGCAGATGCCCGGCCTCGAAACCTTCGCGGGCGACTGGTACCACACCGGCGAATGGCCGCAATCGGGGGTGGATTTCGCGGGCAAGCGCGTCGGGCTGATCGGCACTGGCTCCACCGGCATCCAGGCGGCCCCCGTCATCGCGGCGCAGGCGAAGCACCTGACGGTGTTCCAGCGCACGGCCAACTACAGCGTGCCCGCGCACAACGCGCCGCTGACGCCCGAATTCAAGCAGTGGGTGAAGGCGAATTACGAGCAATTGCGCGCCCTCATGCGCAGCACCACCAACGGGCACCCCTTCACCATCGCCGAGCGATCGGCGCTCGATGTCGATGACGCTGAACGCGAGGCGCTGTTCGAACAGGCCTGGGCCAAGGGCGGCCTGCAGTTCCGCGCGACCTTCAAGGACCTGCTCTCCAGCCTCGACGCCAATGCGACCGCCGCGGAATTCATCAAGCGCAAGATCCGCAGCATCGTGCGGGATCCGGCCACCGCGGAACTGCTGGCCGACATTGACCACCCCTATGCCGCCAAGCGCCCTCCGATCGACAGCCACTACTTCGAGACCTTCAACCGGGAGAACGTGACGCTGGTGGATGTGCGTTCCGCCCCCATCGCGCGCATCACGCCGACGGGCCTCGCGACCACCACGGCGGAATACGAGCTCGACATCATCGTCTTCGCCACCGGTTTCGACGCCATGACCGGCCCCCTGCTGCGCCTGAACATCGAAGGGCGCGACGGCCTGACGCTGCGCGAGGCCTGGGCCGCAGGGCCGCGCAGCTATCTGGGGCTGCAGGTTCCGGGCTTTCCGAACATGTTTACCATTACCGGACCGGGCAGCCCCTCCGTCCTGTGCAACATGCCCGTGGCGATCGAGCAGCATGTCGAATGGATCGCCGATTGTATCTCCCATCACCGCGGCCAGCGCATCGCGCGCATGGAGGCGACGGAGGAAGCGGCCGATGCGTGGGTCGCGGAGGTGAACCGCGCCGCCGAGGCCACGCTGCTGCCACAGGCGTCCAGCTCCTGGTATCTGGGCGCCAACGTGCCAGGCAAACCCCGTGTCTTCATGCCCTATGCCGGCGGCATGGCGCATTACGCCAAGATCTGCGCCGACGTGGCAGCGAAGGGGTATGAGGGCTTCACGCTGACGGGCTAA